From the Thermus brockianus genome, the window GGGGTGGGGTTGGACTCCGTCACCTGGGCCTTGGCCTTGGAGGAAATCGCCGCCGCCGACCCCAGCGTGGCGGTGGTCCTTTCCGTGACCAGCGGGCTTCCCCAGTACATGCTCCTCCGTTTCGGCACCGAGGCGCAAAAGCGGAGGTATTTGGTGCCCCTGGCCCGGGGGGAGTGGATTGGGGCCTTCTGCCTCACGGAGCCCCATGCGGGTTCGGATGCGGCGAGCCTCCGCACCCAGGCCCGCAGGGTGCCGGGGGGGTACGAGCTTTGGGGGGTGAAGAGCTGGATCACCTCCGCTGGCCAAGCCCACCTCTACGTGGTCATGGCCCGCACGGAAAAGGGCATCAGCGCCTTTCTGGTGGAAAAGGACGCCAAGGGGCTTTCCTTTGGCCCCCCGGAGGAGAAGATGGGCCTCCACGCCGCCCACACCGCCGAGGTGCGCCTGGAAGGGGTTTTCGTTCCCGAGGAGAACCGGCTGGGGGAGGAGGGGCGGGGTCTCGCCTACGCCTTGGCGGGGCTGGACTCGGGCCGGGTGGGGGTGGCGGCCCAGGCGGTGGGCATCGCCCGGGGCGCCTACGAGATCGCCAAGGCCTATGCCGACGAGCGGGAGCAGTTTGGCAAGAAGCTTAGGGAGCACCAGGCCATCGCCTTCAAGATCGCCGACATGCACGTGAAAATCGCCGCCGCCCGGGCTTTGGTGTTGGAGGCGGCGCGGAAGAAGGACCTCGGGGAAAGGTTCACCCTCGAGGCCAGCGCCGCCAAGCTCTTCGCCAGCCAGGTGGCGGTGGAGGTGACCCGAGAGGCGGTGCAGGTCCTAGGGGGCTACGGCTACCACCGGGACTACCGGGTGGAGCGCTACTACCGGGACGCCAAGGTCACGGAGATCTACGAGGGCACCTCGGAGATCCAGCGCCTCGTCATCGCCCGGGAGCTTTACCGCTAGACGGGGCGGCCCGCCATCATGAAGCTCGCCGTCATCCCCCCGTCCACGGGGAGGATGGCTCCGGTGATGAAGCTGGCCTTCTCCGAGGCCAGGAAGAGCACCGCCTCCGCCACCTCCTCCGGGCGGCCGAGCCGCCTTAGGGCGTGGAGGTCCTCCCAGTCCCGCCGGGTCCGTTCGGGGTCTTCCGAGAGGGCGATGGCCTCGAGGACCGCCTCCGTGGCGATGGCCCCCGGGGCCACGGCGTTTACCCGGATGTTGAGGGGGGCGAGGTCCAGGGCCAAGGAGCGGGTGAGGTTCACGAGCCCTCCCTTGGAGGCGTTGTAGGCGGCGTTTTCCTGCTCGGCGAAAAGCCCCTGGACGCTGGCCACGTTCACGATGGCCCCACCCCCCACCCGCTGCATCCTCCTCGCCGCCAGGGCGGAGAGGTGCATGGGGGCGGTGAGGTTCACCTCCAAGACCCTGCGCCACTCGGGAAGCCTCACCGTGAGGGCCGAGCCGGGGGCAGAGAGGGCTGCGTTGTTGACCAGGACGTCAATCCGGCCCAACGCCTTTTCCGCCTCCTCCACGAAGCGCACCCGGTCCCTTTCCTCCGCCAGGTCCGCCTGGACGAAAAACCCCCCCACCTCCTCCGCCACCGCTTGGCCCTCGGGCCTGAGGTCGCATAGGGCCACCAAGGCCCCTTCCCGGGCGAAGGCCCGGACGATGGCCCGGCCGATCCCCCTGGCCCCTCCCGTGACCAGGACGCCTTTTCCCTCAAATAGCCCCATGCCCCTAGCTTACCCGCTTGGGGTCCAGGGCCTCCGCCACCCTCTCCTTGGGCAAGGCCCCCTGGACCACCTCCTTGCCGCCGCCCTTGGCCCCGAGGGCCTTGAGGCTTTCCAGGACCTCCATCCGCTTGGGGCCCAGGAGGGCGAAGCGGCCCTCGGGGGAGAGGAGGAGGAAGGTTTGGTCGCTCCAGGAGAGGAGTTTTTTGGCGAGCTCCCCGAGGACGGGTGCCGGAACCAGGATGGCCCTTTCCTCCAGGGCTTTGGGCAGGAGGGCCTCCACCAGGGCCTCCTTCAGGGTTAGGTTTTCCCCCTTCAGGGCGTAAAGCTCTTCCTGGAGCTTCTGGATGGGCTTCTCCACGTCTAGGGGGTTTGTGGAAAAGCTGAGGGCGAGCCGGGCGAGGAGGGCGTGCTTGGCGTGGTAGTCCTCCAAGGCCTCCCACCCCGCCATAAAGTAGACCCGGCTTCCCCCCTTGTACCGCTCCCACTTCAGGACCTTGATGGGCCCGGCCTGGGCGCTGGTCTTCAGGTGGGTGCCCCCGCAGGCGGCGAGGTCAAAATCCCCGATGCGCACCAGGCGCACCTGGCCCTGCACCTTGGGGGGGCGCCTGAGGGGGTACTGGGCCAGTTCCCCTTCGCTCACGAAGAAGGCCTCCACCGGGTAGTCGGCGTAGACGGCGAAGTTGGCCAGGGCTTCCGCCTGGCGGATTTTCTCCTCTTCCGCTTCCTCCTCGAGGTCCACCGTGCACACCGCCGAGTCCAGGCTCACGGCGATGGTGTGGTAGCCGCCGGCCCTTAGGAGGGCCTGGGAGAGGATGTGCTGGGCCGTGTGGCGCTGCATGTGGCGGAAGCGTCTTTCCCAGTCAATCTCCCCCTCCACAGAGGCCCCTTGGGGCACGGGGTGGGCGAGGACGTGGACCACGTCCCCAAAGGCCTTGGTCTCCTCGTAGGCGCCGAGGACCCGCACCTCGCCGAACGCCCCCCTGAGGACCCCGGTGTCCGAAGGCTGCCCCCCGGACTCGGGGTAGAAGAGGGTTTCCGAGAGCACGGCGTAGTGCCCCTTTACGTCGCTCCAGGCCCGCACCACCTGGGCGCGGAAACGGGTGGCGTAGCTGTCCAACTGGTAAAGCCTCATGCCCCTTAGGATAAGGAGGATGGTGGCCTTGGACCGGGAGGAGTTTGCCCGTTGCCCCGATGCCTACCCTGAGGGAAGTCCCCATGCTCCACCGAGGCGAAGGCTAAAGAGGCCTGGGAGGCCACCGGAAAGGGTAGGGTAGCCCTTTGGTGGTGGGAAGGGGCTAGGGAGTTGTGAAGGGAGAGCGCTTGGACAAGCTCCTCGCCCACCTGGGCCTTGGGAGCCGCAAGGAGGTGGCGGGCCTCGTGCGGGCGGGGCGGGTTTCCGTGGCGGGGGAGGTGGTGCGGGACCCCGGTTTCCGCGTGCCCCAGGGGGCCGAGGTGGCCTTGGACGGGAAGCCCCTTAGGGTGCGGCGCCACCACCACGTGCTCCTGCACAAGCCTGGGGGTTACGTGACGAGCCGGGCGGAGGGGCCTTCCGTCTACGCCCTTTTGCAGGGCTTTCCCCTTAGGGACCTTTCCCCCGTGGGCCGGCTGGACAAGGACACCGAGGGGCTACTCCTCTTCACCACGGACGGGGAGCTCCTCCACCGCCTCACCCACCCCCGGCACAAGGTGGCAAAGCGCTACCTCGTCCACCTCCTCCAACCGGCCACGCCGGAGGACCAAAGGGCCTTCGCCGAGGGGCTTTGGCTGGATGGCAAGAGGCTTCTTCCCGCCGAGCTTTTTCTCGGGGAGGACCCCAGGTGGGTGGAGCTCGTCCTTCGGGAAGGACGCTTCCACCAGGTGAAGCGGATGTTCGCCGCCCGGGGCAACCGGGTGTTGTACCTGAAGCGGCTATCCCTGGGGCCCTTGGCCCTGGGGGATTTGCCTTTGGGGGAGGCCCGGTACCTAACGGCGGAAGAGGAGGAGGCCCTTTACCGGGCGGTGGGCCTAAGGGGCGAGGGCCCGGAGGGTGAGGTCTAGGGCCAGGCGCTCTCCCCGTTCCCCTGCGGGCTCGAGGGCGTAGCTTTCCACCCAGAGGGGCTGATCCAGGGAGGGGAGGGCCTGGAAGAAGCCCAAAACCCCCCCATAAGGCCCTTGGAGCTTAAGGTGTAGCCGCCAAGCCCGGACGTTGCCGGCGCTTTCCGCTTCCCCGGGCTCCAGGGCGTGGGGCTCTAGGCCCTGGCTTTCCGCTAGGCGGAAGAGGTCCTGGTAAAGGCGGGGAAGCTCCTCTTCCCGTAGGGGGGCTTCGGCCAGGGCTTGGGGAAGGCGCTGGGCGAGGGCCTCCACCTCCCTTTCCAGGGCCACCACCTCCGCCTTGGTCCTTTGGTAGCTCCGGTAGGTAGAAAAAAGGGCGTTGGCGCTCCAAAGGAGAACCGCTAGGGGCAGGAAGAACCAAAGCCAGATAGGAAGCTTCATCGGCGCAGGATCCGAGAGAGGTCAAAGAGCGGAAGATAAAGCGCTAAGGCGACCACGAGCATTATACCCCCTAAGACCACGGTGAGGGCGGGCTCAATGCTGGAGGAAAGCCGCTTGACCCCGTAGTCCACCTCCCGTTCCAGGTGGAAGGCGGCTTGGTAGAGCATCTGGTCCAGGCTCCCCGCCTCTTCTCCCACCAGGGCCAGGCGCACCAGGATGGGCAGGAAGAGGGGCTCGCGCCCCATGGCGGCGCTAAGGGACTCCCCCCGGACCACCCGCTCTAGGACCCGGTCCAGGGCCTCGGCGAGGGCGGCGTTGCCCAGGGTGTTGCGGGTGGCCTCGAGGGCCTGGGTGATGAGCACGCCCCCTTCGTAAAGCGTGGCCAGGGTGCGGGCGAAGCGGGCCATGGCTGCCTTGTGCAGGATGGGTCCCACCAGGGGAAACCGGAGGAGAAGCCCGTCTATGAGCCGGGCGCCCCCGGGGGTCTGGTGGTAGGCCCTAAGGAAATACACCAGGCCCGCAAGGAAGAGGAGGAGCCAAAACCCGTTTTGCCGCACGAAGGAGGAGGTACCGATGAGGAAGCGGGTGGGCCAGGGTAACTCCGCCCCCGCTGCCCCGTAAAGCCGGGCGAAGACGGGGATGACGAAAAGGAGGAGGACCGCCACCACCAGGACCAAGACCGCCACCACGAAGGAGGGGTAGAGGAGGGCGGTGCGCACCTTCTCCCGCAGGTCGTGGCTTTTGTCCAAGTACTCGGCGATGCGCCGGAGCACCACCTCCAAGGCCCCGCCCACCTCCGCCGCCCCCACCAGGGCCCGGACCAAGGGGGGAAAAACCTCAGGGTACTGGCCCATGGCCTGGGCCAGGCCCTCACCCCCTTCCACCCGCTCCCGTACTCCCCGGGCCGCCTCCTTCAAAAGGGGGTGCCGGCTTTCCAAGGAGAGGGTGTGAAGGGCTTGGGTCACGGAAACCCCCGCGCCCACCAAGGTGGCGAACTCCTCCATGAAGAGGACGAGTTCGGGGAGGGGTACCCGCCCCCTTGGGGGCCGCCTTACCCTTTCCAAGCGCAGGGGGTAGAGGCCCATTTCCCGGAGGCGGCGCCTGGCTCCTTGGGGAGTTTCCGCCTCGAGGACCCCCCGGTAAATCCGTTCTCCCTTCTCGTCCGTGGCCTCGTAGAGGAAGCGCATACCCTACTCCCAAGTCCCAAGCACCCGCAGAAGCTCGCTTCCCGTGGTGACGCCAGCGCGCACTTGGTGGAGCCCCACCGCCCGCAAGTCCCGGTGGCCTTGGGCTTTGGCCTGCTCTCGCAGCTCTCCTTCGCTGGCACCTAGCCCTAGGCGGTAGAGGGCTTCCCGGTCAGGGGCGTAGACCTCGTACAGGCCCACCCGTCCCCTGTACCCTGTGCCCCGGCAAAAGGGGCACCCTTCCCCCCGCACCTCCTCCTCGGGCGCCTCCTCCCCGAAGAAGAGACGGGCCTCCTCGGAAAGGGGCTGGGGCCGGGCACACTGGGGACAGACCCGGCGCACCAGGCGCTGGGCCACGGTGCCGAGGAGGGTGGAGGCCAGGAGGTGCCTTTCCGCCCCCATTTCCAAAAGCCGGGTCACGGCGGCGATGGCGTCGTTGGCGTGGAGGGTGGCCAGGACCAGGTGTCCGGTGAGGGCGGCCCGGAGGGCGGTGTCCAGGGTCTCCCCATCCCGCACCTCCCCCACCAGGATCACGTCGGGGTCCAGGCGCAAAACGCTCCGCAAGGCCTCGGCGAAGGTGAGGCCGATTTTGGGCTGCACGGGAATCTGCACCACGCCCTCCAGGGGGAACTCCACGGGGTCTTCAATGGTGACGAAGGTCTTCTCCCGGGTGTAAAGGCGGTCCAGGGCGGCGTAGAGGGTGGTGGTCTTGCCGCTTCCCGTGGGGCCGGTGACGAAGAGGATGCCGTGGGGCTTCCGAAGGAGCGTTTGAAAGAGGGAAAGCTCCTCGGGGAGCATGCCGAGTTCCGTGAGGCCAAGCCGCACCCCCGTGGGGTAGATGATGCGCAGGGTGAGCTTTTCCCCATGGAGGCTACCCACGGAGGCCACCCGCACCTCGTACCGCTTCCCTTCAAAGGAGAAGGTAAAGTGGCCGTCCTGGGGGCGGCGCTTTTCGGCGATGTCCATGCCCGCCAGGACCTTATAGCGAGCGGCCAAGGAGGCTTCCAGGTCTTTGGGGAGGCGTTCAAGCTCCTGGATAACCCCGTCCACGCGGGCCCGCACCGCCAGGTGGGTTTCCTCGGGGTCTAGGTGAAGGTCGCTGGCGTTAAGGGCGATGGCCCGTTCCAAAAGGGCCTGGGCCAGGCGCACGGCGGGCATGGCCTCCAGGGTGAGGTCCACCTGGGCGGCCTCCTCGCGCCGGGTCTCCTCCTTCGGCCGGGCTTCTTCCGCCAGGAGGCGGTCTAGGGCCTCCAGGATCTCCCGGTCTGGGGCCAGGTAGGGGACGATTTCCTTCCCTGTGAGGAAGCGAAGCTCGTCCAGAAGGGCCAGGTCCGAAGGGTGGGCCATGGCCGCATGGAGCCGGTTCCCCTCCACCCTAAAGGGGAAGACCCGCTTTTCCCGGGCAAAACGGGGGTCCAGGAGGCGCAGGGCTTGGGGGTCGGGGGTGATTTCCGAAAGGCGGACTAAGGGGGCCCGTTGCTGGTCCGCCAGGACCCGGGCCAGGTCCTCCTCCTTCACATAGCCCCGCCTAAGGAGAATTTGGCCCAGGAGGTCCCCTGTGCGGGCCTGCTCCTCCAGGGCCGCCTGCAGTTGGGCTTCCGTGATGTACCCTAGGCGCAGGAGGAGTTCACCGAGCTTGGGCCTTTGCAACCTCCACCTCCCAGGTGTAGACGGTTTTCCCCCCCAGGCTCGCCCGTTCCAGGGGGCCCACCCTCCCCCCAAGCCGTTGGGCGAGGAGGAGGGGGGCGTAGGGGTCCAGGGCCCTGCCCTCTAGGAGGAGGCGGCCCTGCTCCGCCTCGAGGCGGGTCAGCCAAAGGCTTTCCGGCTTTTCCGCCGCCACCTTGAGGATCTCCTCTAGGCCAAGCCCCTGGGGCCTTGCTGGCTGAAAGGCTTGCTCGCGCAGGAGGGCTGCTTCCCGCCCTAGAGCCTCTAGGCGGCTCCTCTCTCGGGCGGTCATCTGGGTGAGGAGGCTCTGCCCAAGAAGCCCCAGGGCGAAAAAGAGGGAGGCCAGGAAGATGGCGAGCTGGGCCTCCCGCGGCAACCCCTCGCCCAAAGGGCGGCGCCTCGGCTTGAGATCCAGGGAAAGCGCCCGTGCCAGGGCTAGGGTTTCCAGGCCCTGGGGCACCTCCTGGTGGATGCGTTCCCCAGGGAGCCCCGGGGGCAAGGGCGGTGGGGTGGGGAGGCCCAGAAGCCAGGCCTCCTCCGGGCGCCCCGCATGGCCAAAGAGGGCGAGGGAGCGAGCCACTTCCTCGGTCAGGGCCTCCGTGCCGGCATCGGCCTCGAGGGTAAGGTAGCGGAAGCCCTTGAGCACGCCCCCCTCAAAAAGGGCCACGGTGTGGGCCAGGTTCTCCAGGACCAAAAGGGTGTGCGCTTCGCTCCTTTGGAGGGCGTGGCGCCAGAGGAGGAGGGGTAAGGGTTCTATGCGGCTTGGCCGCAGGCGTCCCAAAAGGGCGGCCCCCTTCTTGGGCATGGCGGCGTATAGGACCCGCACCCGGCGCTCGTCCTCGGGGGCGGCGAGGAGGTAATCGGCCGCCAGCTCTTCCCCGGCGAAAAGGGGGCTTCGCTCCGCCTCGGCGAGGACGGCTTCCTCCAGGGGGAAGCCCTCGAGGGCCGGGAAGGCCTGCCAGCGCAGGAGGGCGAACTCTGGCCCTAAGCCAATGTAGCTCCCTTTGGCCCCCAGCTCGCGCAGGCGGTGGAGGAGGCGCTCGTACCGGGGCCTTCCCTCCTCGTCCAAGAGCCCCTCGGCGGGGAAGCTTTCCACCTGGCCTTCCCAAAGGCGCAGGATGCGTTGGCGTAGGACGAGAAAGAGGGGCATACTCGGTTCGCTCCCAGTTTACCCGCTACGCAGGGCCACCACCACAGGGGGGAAGCGGTGGTCCCGTTCCCCCACCCGTAGGGTGAGGTTTTTGCCGTTCAGGGTGTTGGGGTCGCACGGCGCATCCATTAGGTAGACGCTCTCGTTCTCGTAGCAGAAGGCGGCGTAGGGAAGGAGGGCGGGGGTGAGGAGGTCTTGGAAACCCGTGTTCGTGCCGCTACCGCAGTTACTCGCCGACCACGAGGCTCTTTGCAGGCGGCCCCCTTGCAGGCGGTACTGCACGCAGAGGGGACTTGGGGAAGCGCTCACCTGGACCACTAAGCCCGTGGGGCTAGCCATGGTGAGGCCGGTGCTGGTGGCGCTGCGCAGGTCCTTGCCCAGGTAGCCCCTGAGGTCCGCCATGAGGGCTTGGGCCTGTAGGAGGCTTCCCTCCCCTTGGCTTTGCGTGCCGGAGAGGAGAAGGGTGGAAAGGGCCAGGGCCAGAAGGCCAGCCAGGAGCATGGCGACGGCCAGCTCCACGAGGGTTAGGCCTCGTTGCTTCACCACCTCACCTCGCATGGGGTTACCGAGTACTCCCTGCCCAACGCATCGCGCAGGCGGAGGGTAAAGGTGTAGGTTGTGTTCCGCGAGAAGTTCCTGGAAAATTGCAAGCGGATTTGGGTAGAGGTGAGTAAGGAAAGGGGCAAGGCGAAGCTAGTGAACCCGCTTCCTGAGGCATAGGTTCCGGTGTAGTGGATCAGGAGTAGAGGGGCCACTTGCCGGATCTCTCGCAGCCGTTGGTTTGCAGGGGCCTGGGGGGACCAGCTTAGGGAAAAGGCGGTGTAAGTGTTGCCTGTGGAAGGCAAGGTGAAGACGACCTGTCTGCGGTTTCCACCAGGGGCGCAGCTTCCTGCTAGAGGGGGAGGGCTCGAGGGGGAGACCGCCACCTGGGTTGCTTCGGCCAAAAGTTGGGTGCCGTCATACACCTTTATCGTGCTGATAACCCGCGAGATGCCGGAAAGCGTTTCGTTCCTCAAGCTTTGGCAGACTTGATAGGTCTTGCTCCCCAAGGTGAGGCTCTGCGTGGTAGGACAGCTGGGGAAAGAGGACCCTTCTTCCAGAAGGGTTTCTGCTACGAAAAGCCCCTCCTGCGAGGCTTGGGTAGCTCCGCCGCTGCGGATTGCGGAGGATAGAGCGTTTACCACCAGAATGAGGACAGAGGTGAGGAGTAACGCTATGGCGGCTTCAAGCAGGCTAAAGCCCTTGGGGTTCACGGGCCCACCTCCCATTCCTCTACCACGTCGTCCGTGGCGTTATAGACCGCCCTCACCCGTGCTATGGCGCCATCGCTTTCGCCCACGGCGCTGATGGTGAAACGCCTTTTGCCTCCGGAGATGGTTTGAGCGATAGCGCAACTCACCCCCCCCAGGCTCCCCGTGCTGTAACAGTATCTTCCCACGAAGTCTCCGGAGTTGGAGGTGCAGGGGGAAGAGGTTTGGCACACCAACACGGGTTGAGGGGCGTAGGTGGGGTTGGTGGGGTTTGCTTGGATGAAGGCGATGGCTTCCCAGGCGCCTGCTTCCGCCAGGTAAAGGGCCTGCAAGGCTGCTTGAGACTTGAGGGTTCTTTCCGCATTAAGACGAGCCAGCAGGGAATAGGGGAGGACGAGGATACCCAAAAACGCTAAAATCAAGGCCACCAGCAAGAGGAGATAACCCCTTACCCCCATCAGAACTCCCCCTGGCAATAGGCGCTTATCCCGGAGGTGTAAGGGCGGAACACCACGATGCGGGCCTCCGGTTGGGTGGCGGGGTCCCCCGCTTCGGCCAGCTGGCCGAAGGGGTTATACCCGTCCATGCAGTACTCCCGCCCCGGCCGGTGGCGGAGGATGATTTGGTAGTTGTAGGGGCCATAAGGGTTCCGTTTCAGGAAAGGGGCTTCCCAGGTGTCCTTCTTGTAGGGCGACTCCAGCGCATCCCAGACCTCATCCAGGCCCGGGGGACGCCCAAGCTTGACGGTGAGAATGCGCACGGTGGAATTCAGGGCCATGAGGGTCTGGCGCGCCGCTGCCTTTTCGGCCTCCTGGGATAGGTCTACAAATCTGGGGACGGCGATGGCGGCGAGAATTCCCAAAAGGACCACCACTAGGGCGAGCTCTATCAGGGTAAAGCCGCGGCCTTTGGCCCGCATGTCTTCTTCCTCACTCTATCGTATCTGAATGCCCCCGAAGGCAGCGGATGGGCACGGTAACCGTGGTGGAGCTAACGGCAATCAAGTACACCGTACAGGCCGCGTCCGCATACAGGTGGGCCAGGCGTTCTCCGGCGTTGCAGGTGGCGTTTTGGTTGTGGTCCCAGTAGGCCACGGTGCTTCCCGAGGGGCAAGAGGAGGAAAGCCTAAGATCTTGGGGGTTTCCTAAAAGGGCTTTCAGCTGGTTCCAGGTGGGTACGGCTTGGTTTTGGGCAATGAAGATGGCGTAGGCGGAGCGGAGGTTTCTTAGGACCTCCTGTTGCTGGGCCTTCCGAGCCTCGGTTTGGAGGTCTAGGTAGCGGGGTACGGCCACGGTGGCGAGGATGCCTACCATCAGGAGGACGACCGCAAGCTCCACTAGGGTCAAGCCTCTTGCCATACCTCGTTCCGGACCCAGGATGCGCCCAAGGCAAGCAGGGCGATCGGGGTGACGTGGACGCTATCGTACCAGGTGAGCCCGTAGAGGATATAGCCCACCAGGACGAGGACCCATGGCAGTTTCTCCCAGGTGGCCTGGCCGAGGGTGAGGCCGAGCCATAGGAGGTAGGCGAGACCCCCTAGAACGCCTACCGACAAGAGGAGGTCCAGGACCCAGTTGTGCGCTTTGGCGTAGGGGGAGGGGGCGAGGAGGCGAAGGCCTTTGGCGTCTTCCAGGTAAATAAGGCGGTCCTCGCCTTGAATGACCTGCACAGGGGGTGTAAGGGCAATGGGCACTCGGCTTTTCTCCTTGCCGTTCCAGTCTACGACGTAGGGGTAAGCCCGAGCGAAGCCATCAAAACCCCAACCCAAAAGGGGCCTTAGGGGAAGTGCTGCCAGCGCTTTTTGCCATAGCTCCAGCCGACCCGAGCTGTAGGCGTTGGCTTCGGTGAAGCCTGCGCCTAACTCGGGGAGAACCCTTCGGAATTCTGCCAGTTGGAGGTGGGCTAATCCCCAGTAAGCCCCGAAAGTAAGGGCTCCAATGGTCAGAAGTTTCCAAACCCCTTGGGTTTGCTTGTAGCGTGCCCCAAAGAGCCCTAGGGACAAGAGGGGTATCCACAGGGCGAGCCATCCGCCGCGGGTTTGCGTGAGCCAGAGGGCAAGGCTTCCCAAGGCAAAGAGGAAGAGAAGCTTTGGGTTTGGCCGAGAGAGGTATTGGCCGGCGAGGAAAAGTCCGAGCAAGGCGAGAACCCCGGCGGCGTGCCCTCGGTGGGAGGTAAGGCCGATGGGCATCTGTCCTCCGTGCACCCCGGAAGCGGTGGCCTCAGGGTTTTCTTGGCACTGGCTTTTGGCCACATCAAAACAGCGCACGTAGGTTTGGCCCTGGGTTTGCGTGTAGTCCAGCTTCCAGTTCACGACCTGGGGCAATACCGCCAGGGCATGGAGGGCTAGGCCCAGAAAGAGCGCGGCGGCGAACCGCTTAGGGGAAACAAGACCGGTTTCTAGAGCCAAGTAGACCGCCCAAGCGAAGGCCACCCCTAAGGCCCAAAACCGTAACCCGTCTCCCACGCTGGGATACCCGGTAAAGCTCCAGATGGGTTGGGGTGAAAGGACCGTGGCGGCGATACCGGAAAGGAGAAAACCTAGGGAAGCAAGGAGGGCCAGAAACGGCTTTCCCAGATGGGTTGGGCCGCTTTTTCGGGTAAGCACCCCGAGGAGCGCTAAGAGGACAAAAGCCGTCATTCCGGCTTCTCGGGGAGCGTTCCAGATCTCCGCATGTCCCTGGCCGGAGGGGTTAATGGCGGTGAGGGCGGCAAGCAGGCTAAGCAAAAGAACCCCCTCGAGGAGGGTAGGCCTCGAGGGGGAAGGGGCCAAGGTCATTTCCTCACTTGAAGCGTAGGTTCACCTTTAAGGGAGTACCGCTATGATGGGTTTTTGCCCCACTAGCGTAGATGGATATGTCAGCGTTACCCGCAGGGGGGTTCGGGGCGCTGCACTCGATGGTCACGTTGCCTTGAAGGGTAACCTGGGACGAAGCGCTGTTGATGTTTACTCCCTCCAGCCCGTTAAGAACGTCTGCGCAGGTGTCGGGATAGTCCTTGTTTTGGGCCACATAAATGGCGTAAGCGGAGCGGATGGAGCTCGCAGTAGCTTGGACAGCCGCATCCTTGGCATCCCCGGACAGGTCCACAAACCGCGGCACGGCGATGGCCACCAGGATGCCGATGATGACAATGACGATAGCAAGCTCTATGAGCGTGAAGCCTTTTGCCCTCATCTCTGCCACCTCCCTTACAGGTCCCAGTATGGGCGTGGCGTGTGAAAACGGTGTGAAAGCTGGGACCTAGGCCGGAGATTACCACGTGGACGCTAGGGGTGCAAGGGGCACCTTTCACAGGCCTTTCACCATGGGCGTGCTACCCTTGGGGCATGCGCCGGGGCCTTTGGCTTCTCCTCCTTCTCGGGTTTGGCGTGGCCTGGGGGCAGGGAGCCCCCTTAGAGGCGCTTTTGGTTTTGGAGGAGGAGGTTATAGAGGAGGGGAGGCTTGTGGCCTACACGGGGGTCCAGCGTTACCCCGTGGCCTCGGAGGCGGAGCTAAAGGCCCTCCTAAAGCGCCTCGCCCGCCCACCCCGCCCGCCCCGTTTCGTCTACCAGGAGGGGCGGTGGCGGGGGGTGGAGAAGAAGGGGCTCGCCTTTGACGAGGCCCTGGCCCTAGAGGCTTACCGGGAGTCCTTGGCCCAAGGGAAGCGAAACTTCCGGCTTCCCGTGCGCTATACCCCACCAAGCCCAAGCCTAAGGGACCTCTACGCCCTGGGGGTGCGGGAGCACCTGGCCACGGGGGAGACGGACTTTAGGGGCTCCAGCCGGGAGCGGGCCCATAACCTCCTTCTCGCCTCGGCCAAGCTGGATGGCCTCCTCCTCCCCCCGGGGGCTTTCTCCTTCAACCGGGCCCTCGGGCCCATTACGGAGGAGGAAGGGTATAAGGAAGCCTTCGTCATCGTGGGGGAGCGCACGGAACAGGGGGTAGGGGGCGGGGTGTGCCAGGTGTCCACCACCCTTTTCCGCGCCTTTTTCTTCGCCGGGCTTCCCATCCTGGAGCGCCACGCCCACAGCTACCAGGTGGCCTACTACAAACCCCCGGGCCTGGATGCGGCGGTCATCCAGCCCTACAAGGACCTGAAGGCCCTAAACGACACCCCGGGCCACATCCTGGTGCAGCGCTCCGTGGTGGGCACCAAGCTCCGCTTCCACCTTTTCGGGACCAAGGACCGGGAGGTGGCCTGGGAAGGTCCTTTCCTCAGCGAGCGCAAGCCGCCCCTTCCCCCGAAGGAAATCCCCGACCCCTCCCTGCCCCCGGGCGTGCGCAAGCAGGTGGACTTCGCCGCCGAAGGGGCCCGGGTG encodes:
- a CDS encoding O-antigen ligase family protein; translated protein: MTLAPSPSRPTLLEGVLLLSLLAALTAINPSGQGHAEIWNAPREAGMTAFVLLALLGVLTRKSGPTHLGKPFLALLASLGFLLSGIAATVLSPQPIWSFTGYPSVGDGLRFWALGVAFAWAVYLALETGLVSPKRFAAALFLGLALHALAVLPQVVNWKLDYTQTQGQTYVRCFDVAKSQCQENPEATASGVHGGQMPIGLTSHRGHAAGVLALLGLFLAGQYLSRPNPKLLFLFALGSLALWLTQTRGGWLALWIPLLSLGLFGARYKQTQGVWKLLTIGALTFGAYWGLAHLQLAEFRRVLPELGAGFTEANAYSSGRLELWQKALAALPLRPLLGWGFDGFARAYPYVVDWNGKEKSRVPIALTPPVQVIQGEDRLIYLEDAKGLRLLAPSPYAKAHNWVLDLLLSVGVLGGLAYLLWLGLTLGQATWEKLPWVLVLVGYILYGLTWYDSVHVTPIALLALGASWVRNEVWQEA
- a CDS encoding prepilin-type N-terminal cleavage/methylation domain-containing protein gives rise to the protein MRGEVVKQRGLTLVELAVAMLLAGLLALALSTLLLSGTQSQGEGSLLQAQALMADLRGYLGKDLRSATSTGLTMASPTGLVVQVSASPSPLCVQYRLQGGRLQRASWSASNCGSGTNTGFQDLLTPALLPYAAFCYENESVYLMDAPCDPNTLNGKNLTLRVGERDHRFPPVVVALRSG
- a CDS encoding GspE/PulE family protein, whose amino-acid sequence is MQRPKLGELLLRLGYITEAQLQAALEEQARTGDLLGQILLRRGYVKEEDLARVLADQQRAPLVRLSEITPDPQALRLLDPRFAREKRVFPFRVEGNRLHAAMAHPSDLALLDELRFLTGKEIVPYLAPDREILEALDRLLAEEARPKEETRREEAAQVDLTLEAMPAVRLAQALLERAIALNASDLHLDPEETHLAVRARVDGVIQELERLPKDLEASLAARYKVLAGMDIAEKRRPQDGHFTFSFEGKRYEVRVASVGSLHGEKLTLRIIYPTGVRLGLTELGMLPEELSLFQTLLRKPHGILFVTGPTGSGKTTTLYAALDRLYTREKTFVTIEDPVEFPLEGVVQIPVQPKIGLTFAEALRSVLRLDPDVILVGEVRDGETLDTALRAALTGHLVLATLHANDAIAAVTRLLEMGAERHLLASTLLGTVAQRLVRRVCPQCARPQPLSEEARLFFGEEAPEEEVRGEGCPFCRGTGYRGRVGLYEVYAPDREALYRLGLGASEGELREQAKAQGHRDLRAVGLHQVRAGVTTGSELLRVLGTWE
- a CDS encoding VanW family protein — its product is MRRGLWLLLLLGFGVAWGQGAPLEALLVLEEEVIEEGRLVAYTGVQRYPVASEAELKALLKRLARPPRPPRFVYQEGRWRGVEKKGLAFDEALALEAYRESLAQGKRNFRLPVRYTPPSPSLRDLYALGVREHLATGETDFRGSSRERAHNLLLASAKLDGLLLPPGAFSFNRALGPITEEEGYKEAFVIVGERTEQGVGGGVCQVSTTLFRAFFFAGLPILERHAHSYQVAYYKPPGLDAAVIQPYKDLKALNDTPGHILVQRSVVGTKLRFHLFGTKDREVAWEGPFLSERKPPLPPKEIPDPSLPPGVRKQVDFAAEGARVEVRRRVRYADGRVREDRLVSVYRPWGAVYRVGPSPTPKAPPAPPAGGGGAP
- a CDS encoding type II secretion system protein, producing MRAKGFTLIELAIVIVIIGILVAIAVPRFVDLSGDAKDAAVQATASSIRSAYAIYVAQNKDYPDTCADVLNGLEGVNINSASSQVTLQGNVTIECSAPNPPAGNADISIYASGAKTHHSGTPLKVNLRFK
- a CDS encoding type II secretion system protein, encoding MRAKGRGFTLIELALVVVLLGILAAIAVPRFVDLSQEAEKAAARQTLMALNSTVRILTVKLGRPPGLDEVWDALESPYKKDTWEAPFLKRNPYGPYNYQIILRHRPGREYCMDGYNPFGQLAEAGDPATQPEARIVVFRPYTSGISAYCQGEF
- a CDS encoding type II secretion system protein, which codes for MELAVVLLMVGILATVAVPRYLDLQTEARKAQQQEVLRNLRSAYAIFIAQNQAVPTWNQLKALLGNPQDLRLSSSCPSGSTVAYWDHNQNATCNAGERLAHLYADAACTVYLIAVSSTTVTVPIRCLRGHSDTIE